GGAAGCCAGTAGCCTGTTCGTTTTTTATCTCAGTGGTAAAAATGCGGACTCGGTACACTTGAGACCAGCCCTTGCCGCCTGCGTCCTTCAGTGCTAAGTCGACATTGGCAAATGCTTGCTCTGTCTCTCTTGATAGGTCGGAGTGAACCTGGAGTGTCTCGGGGTCCCAGCCGCCTATATCTCTGAGTCAATTGCGGGCTAGTATATTACATGGAGATACAACATACCTTGGCCAGATATTTCGATTCGATCACCGATACGTACAGCTTGGTTATATGATAGAGCCTCGCGCATGTGCTCTCCGAATCCTTTGTAACTGAAGTACTGAAGATGGGACATAGTGCCAGTAATTAGATTTAAGGTATAGAAAAGCCAAATGATGCTTGATTTGCTGTTCATGACAACATAGTGCTCCTTACTTATAGTCGGTCCCAAGACCGCCAAGGAAACGCTGCTTACTTGATTTGTAATACAACGCTGAGATTAGTTAGTTTTCTGGTTCATGGGTGTACTCTGGATGAATCATAGCTCTATAGCAACGTCGAAGGTGTCATCAATACACCCATATGGAAGAATACTGCCCAGTAGCTTCCATCGTCCCCGACTTGGCAGTCATCTCACTTCGGAGATTCGGACTTTAGCGGCTAATCACCAACGTTTGTGACTGATGACGCCAGTAGGCTAAGCACACTGAACCCTCTGTACGTACCCTGAGTGGTAAAGCATGTCTCAACCAAGTCCAATGAAGTGAGTCTAGACTTGATCATAGGTATCCCAAGCTGACAAAGCGTTAGTCATATATTCAGGACACGCTCAAATGCGAAGCTGTGTTGCAATTCAACTGGTGACACTATGATTGCAGTTTGTCTCTGGGAGAAAGGACTCTTGTAATGCATCAAAGCAGCTATATGAGCGAACGAGAGTTACTAGCCGGAGCAGCCGCAAACTTCCTGGATTATCAGGAGCATCCTAGAGCTTATATGTTATAGCACACCGAGGGTTCTCGAATTAGTGGGTGAGCACGAAGATGCTAAAACATATATTATCTGGATATAATGCAAGTGTAGTCGCTCAGTAAAGGAAGATATTACTCAATATAACGCACTGGTAACGAAGATAGCACTTGGTGTGGTCGAaattccttttctctttatGAAGAAGTGCAATCAGAACCAGAGAGGCTCTTGCGAGAAAAAAGTGAAGGCCTGATTTTCCCAGCATAGTCCGATGCGGTAGTgggaagagacataacttAAGAACCGCGGAAACAGCAGAAAAGCTGTGCGTAAATCGGCAagctggagcttgcagttccgatatTCAAGACAGGAAAGTATCATATATGACTAGCTGTCACTTACGGTCGAGTTAAGATAACAGCAGAAATCCAGTGTAAGGCATGGTAGACGGTAGATGTGACTGTCGTCGTCCATAATTCTGAAGTCATGTGCATGACTAGCGGTCATATATGAGACACAGCCCGACTTTGGATTGTCAGGCCTAGGCTCAAAGTGGTTCTACAAAGTGTCATCTCCGAGATTATGGGAACCCTAGTGATGAACGGATGACCGATTGACTGTTTATCCCACTCTAGCTcagagaaacaagaaagCGCTAATTTCGCTAAGCGTCGGATACCAGGAACTTATAATCAAGAGCTGTTGCAGCGCAGATCAGTGGAACTTCAAGTCCTTGCTAATAACATTCAGCTCAACCTTGCACCATCGGACTAATGAAGATGTCAACGTTCTTCATAGCAGAGTATGCCGTCCAAAACTCCTATTCAAGTGAGAGGTCGTTCAGCCAAGGACCACCGGTTAATACGGTAGTTCAAAACACCAGGAGCAAAGCACGGGAAAAAGATAAGTTAGGAAAATTGACTATCAGCTTAATAAACTCTGGCAATTACAATTAAGGGTAAGCATCTCCAGTTTCACTCTCTTTGACTTTATTGTCCTTTCGAGATTGATAGAAAAGCAGCGGTCTTAAAGCATGCTGATCACTACGCAATTCACAGATCAGAACCAGGCCTGAAGTATTTGTCActgcaaggctgagaaggagttACAGAGCTAGCTGCAGGGCGCATGTACTGCTCTCATTCAAATGGAACCTCCCCCTCACTAATCGTGATTTGATCACTCCTTTGCTCTTGTAACAGGACTTGGCCTCCTGAAATGGATTAGCTTGTTGTAACTACGGCAGACTGTCGGGACGGGCCGCCAACAGCTCCGTATTTCCCCGATCGAATCATATCCTGCCTACTAGGAGACCTGTAAcctttccagcacctcgctccACTGCTAATATTGCGATGTCCAGAGTTACTCCACGCAGCTGACCACCTAGATAATCAAATCTTTAACGTCCTCAATTAGAGGGTAGATGATGCCTGGATCTCGGCTATGAAGAGCTTTGAAGAATCATAAAGATAGAAGTCATGCCCGTTGCGCCTATCTTTTACAGTTAGGAACTCGGAAAAACATCATAAATCAGGCACACTAATAGAACAACATATTAAGATCCAGTAAATTCCAACCATACCCGGCGTTATACCTGATACAGATTAAGTCTTTGTGGCCATAGAAGCCCTAAGTTGCGCTAAATCGAGTAATCTAGATAACGAGAAAGCCAATGTGCTAGAATATCTCCCGGGGTAAAAAGTCCTTCACGCTGAAGGGGCGGTGTGTTAGCTTGACCGCCGAGTCAGGATGAGCTGTCTAGAGAGGGTTGACATTCTCCggtttcgtttcgtttcgttttattatttaacgtcactcggcggatcacgtggcccacgtgatctgcggcctcccagggggcatctggacgtgctacctaaacagaactgcctaggaactagctagatacaggtttgaagcagcaactatggacaatatatgttggaaatgagcggaagaagcatccggcgctaccctggccaggtcttcgagggcagatgcccgttttgactacctatagattggggggaggggccgtaccctttgtccaggtagatgtgtggactgtcgcactttcaagcgctccggcgggcccagttcgggcatatgtccttgaaaaaggatgattcttgcacgatgcggctgaattcctcagccccggcagctgtacttaagagccagtctattgtttttgacgggccatcctttatacatctccatctatccttccagcgttttctggtatatgggcaaaagaagaagtgtactggggtctttgccttgccgcaggtgcagctctccaggtagtctgtgtGGTCAAaacgctggtggtatgccgtaaagtctccgtggcctgtacgagcggcgacgagtcggccaagtacccaccggggcagcttgtgctcgcgggagcggctttcttttgtatggggtctgatattcagggctttgtaggtttcaggcgccttattagcatatgctgtatatgtctctgtacggagccactgttttgcctcccgttgtaggtatgctggggagggggggatgtcggggctgtatatagaagaccctagcttagcgagcttgtctgccagctcattcccagcaattccagagtggcctggaatccagcggacctgaaggggcttccgttgcatggttaggattgaagggctttccatccactgggcggctagttggctaaaggtctctgacagaccatgtctgtgaggggttggcctatagcttgctagcagggaggctgcagctaggttatctaggaggataactagctgggtggagtagccaacgcatggttgtcccagggctgcgcgtagggcttccacagcacccatgatttctgcatcatagacttctgtcctggggcccgcgggaccatgtcccttggacacgaggatagggccaaagtagattgcatagccataccctgccccctggctggtccgtgAGCCATCTGAGTACACTGAAATctgtaaaggggcagggctgtagcctttgttgtctgttgggagcatgtataatggagggagaggcagctctattatagcgcgctctggcagggggctgaggaggagctgtaggatccttttaagcctggttttgggcctgcccgcggtagtctctgcggctatttgggcaattgggtgtttagtatcaaggctcatgtatctcactgctgccctccggaggatgctgttgagtagagcttctgggtctggtaggtctgcttcgcggaggagtgctgcagtaggggtggtcttgtaggctgggataatagccagggctgctgtgcggaagagagaaagcagggagttaactacccctttttgttgtttgcctgtatagaagacttctgccccgtacagagctgttggaagaacacactgtataactgctgcccgcatggaggccactgggcagccgcgctgggtattgctaagtctctttaggtgctgggcgagtcgtttcccgcggctaaagaccaaattaatatgggctttaaaagtaagctttgtatccagaagaactcctaaccaccgtgtatatagggatggtgtaatctcccctataccaggtagagtaactgtggggagatactgctgctgctttctagagaagtgttgtatctctgttttctctattgagaaagggaggcctgtctctgtccctagagcagtaatttgcttgtaggcctctaccagttgttgtgagctctcttccagggtattcccagttaataatatgcccatatcatctgcatagcagaaggagccctctaaggtagagactattcttgccgcatatagcaggaagagtattggggataggggggatccctgggggagtccgcctttaattggtgctgtggcagtgccttctttgatatgaacagatacagagcggccagtaagccagtccttaagtagctggagtaagcctttatgccatccttgcaggcataagtgagaaaggagctgttggtgtATTACAGCGtcaaatgcccctttcacatctagtaggagtagtgaagcatcttttccctgttgaaaggcctcctctaccctgtgaacaagaacctggaccaggtcaatggcagagcgtcctggcagggccctgaagtggcagggggctagtacatctgcctgaattgctcttacagctatctgctgtgctaggaggcgctctaggcctttacctagggtagagaggaggctaattggccgccaggcattgagttgggtatagcccctctttcctggtttcggtaacattattacctttgctgacttcaggctcagtggaaagcagccttcctccatacacctgtagtacagttgtgtgattgtatCCCCTAGTAcgggccagagctccctccaagcagtggtggcaagtccgtCCTCCCCGGGGGCAGACgggggtggggcacagagagcagcccagcagtgctcttttgttggcaggtgtagtgagcccaggggcttgtttgggggtccctcttctgtctgatttggaagcagggcccccttctctaagaggtgattaaggaaggcgtctgccttgccctgtggAGTAGTAACCTgtgccccttgtatattcaggggaggagcagcgagctggtctggatgttgtatccatttagcaagtttgaatgcatctataggtgctgtggcttgttcaattcgctgcttccagtattcagcctttgcccgtaCAATGGCCTTCCggagctgtttatagtcggggttttgttgctgtcttgtttggtgtagtatgtctgttagttctggagtccaccatggggtcctggggagtctgcgagtattgtatcttgatgcgccttgtattgcaagctgggatgtctggaccagttgtttggctagtaggtcaattggtagggttgggtcaggcgggcttgccagggctctggctttctcccagttggtggatccaagcttgtatataggcgggggctcttcttgttccagtattattccaattATTGCATGgtcacttggagtctttagatggtcttctactagggcccttagtggtaggttagagaagacaaggtctagggtgtttggtccacgggtgggggtgcctggctcgaggcgaagttccagctcatgggcatcaagccagtctaataatcctgttgcgccaggtgtgacagcatgagactcagtatctggctgccagaatgggtgccgggtattgaagtctcctgctaggatggtgttctctgggggtgcatatcctaggagtgtggaaagtgtagagggtgttgagccagcaccagcaggggcaactgggtcATTAGGGGGGCGGTAGACATTGAtgatagtaaggcctgccgtgtagattgtggtgatgtctggtgagattggttccgggagggaatgggctgggagatcccttcgtacatatgttagagtcctgggtctggcagtccatcaggtcgggggactgaacagctgatatcgtgggtgggtcttggttaggtgctttgctgtatttgtccaaggttcttggacaagaataatatctgcttcaaaggagagtagcaggtcatatacagcgcccccccttcctatattagcttatagtattttcatagttcaggggaggtcagggtttggtttaagagctcctgggtgagctgtcttaGGAGGCTGGTTTGTACTATAGGTATTATATGTAGGGGCTGGGGTGGGGTTTTactttcttctgctcctgtgGAAGNNNNNNNNNNNNNNNNNNNNNNNNNNNNNNNNNNNNNNNNNNNNNNNNNNNNNNNNNNNNNNNNNNNNNNNNNNNNNNNNNNNNNNNNNNNNNNNNNNNNacagttagatctagagctttagcaagagaggtcattgctagtttccaatcattaagaaggactagctggtcgtctgctaccatgctgacctgctcgcagatcgaTGGGGCTTGCGGcaaatgggatacagggaccggagctgcagtgggagtcttctgtggggagaataaggcccttctcttcagggagttccggggtaggggggtcggggtggtaggtcctgaggggggttcagagttttcacccaggagcggagtccccggacgggctccgcctgggggggagtcatccacctccatggggtggagggaatgatcgatgagcaaagcgtaagagatcagttattggagcagtagggggccctgttctcccctcgtcgtggtcCCAGTTGATGGTGTGACATTCTCCGGTCTGGCGGTAAAATTCAAAATATGTCTTGGAAACTCACCTGACTTGCTGGCTGCACCAGAGATTGGGGTGTGGACCATGTAGAttgaaaagctggagaaagCTGGAGATTGACGCCGGTGCTGCTAGTGCGTGCTGGGGTGCAGGGCGTATTTCTCGTCTTGGGTTAAAGAGTACTTTTAATATCATGATGGGGCCCCCCTCAGGCTCTTGCGTGCTCACAGAACAGTGATTGATTGGCTCTTCAGCTAAGTAGAGTTACCACAAAAGGGAATATATTCAATCATATCGTCTTCTATTAGCCTTTCTCTGAATACAAAGCCAATTGTCGTGTAGAGGTTGGCATGGGATTGCGTTGCAAGTCTACCAGAGACGTGCTCGCTGAAAGGGAAGTGGCCAATTTCTTGATTTATAGCAAATTTCGTTGTTATTCCCACTGTTCTATGTTCGCTATTTGTTGTCCTGTGGGTTACCCGCCTGTTCAGCCTTATTCTGTTGGCCCTACTTGAGCACTGAGAGGCGTATTTGCTTACTGAATCAGGCAGAGCTTCACCTCATGAAAGATCTAAAGAAAAAGATCGCAAGAAGATATGAGAAATTAGTGCATTTTTCTGCAGTAAACATGGTTCGTGTACCTGCCTGCTGAACACTCGGACATCTCCGGTGGAAACTGGAGCCGAGCAGCCTGTCTAAATCatgaggagctgctgctgtaTTGTGGAGATAAGTCTGAGCCCATTTCTGGCTGAAGAGAGGGAGTAGGGGAGGGATAGAAGTGACTTTTCGCTAGAATTACAGCCTTCCTACTATATTTGTTTATGAGTCTAGGACTTGCTAAAAACTACATACATAACCATCAAGATGGCAAATTTCCTAAGTTAGGCGAAGGTGGCATTGTGTGCACATCTATATGACAACCTTTTATATGTTCGAACATTCAGCTTAATGGAGTGCGTGCTGAGCTCATACCTTGTCAGCCTTAGTAAAAGAGGCAGGTCAGCGAGAGGCAGATAGAACTCTTGTTAGTTCTTATCTAGACAATGCACACCTTTCTCAGTGGCAATGATCTCCTCGCCTTGATAGGCACAGGCTCGACAGGGATTACGATCTTGCAGTGCTGCAATGTGAGAAAGCACGTGTCCCAGTCAGAAGGTACTGTGCGGAGCCTCGCCTAGGCCCAGAGGGGGCTGGGGATGCCGCCCTTTACCAAGGCCCAAGGAGATACTTGGTTCCTTCAGAATCCCATGCGTTCAGGGAGATTGAATCGACTTTCTTTAGTGCCATAAACTAGGCACCTATTTACCCGTTAGTCCCAGCAACCACATGCCGTTGGAACGCTTTATATTCCTTTGGATTCAATCAACCTTAGCGATTCCTAatcgtccagcagcagaagatgcATTACGTACTTAGACGATTGTAAGCGGTGCAGATGCCTTATCCCTGAACCTGACCTGGCGACCGCTACGAGAATTCGAGTCCAATACTATGCCAACACTGATGATGACCAAAAGGTTAGCCTGGCCAATCTTGCAAAGCTTTTACCTTTGCAGCAAGGGAGGACATAGACGATGAAAATGTCAAGGCAGCCATTCAGCAATGGATGCAGACCTAGTGGCCTTGACCTGCGAGTCGCGCATTCTGCAACCCCCACCGACTCTGAGGTCTCGGGAACCAACGCATCCACACACAAAGACCGCATATGCAAGTTCTTACCCAGTTCTCAGTCAAGAGAAGCTCTTAGCGATGTGACCCACACCAACAGGGTGCTTAAAGAAACCCTAGAAGGCAATCAGAAACCGAccaccaacagcaacaaggGTTACATATACATCATAACTGCCCCGATTGCAACAGGGTTCGCGCTAATCCAGCGCTGTTCAAAGGGATCTGACTCACTCCGCAATCAGAAGTGCTACCCAGGCTCGCAACTACACTGCTGCATCCGTTGTCCCGATGCATAATTGTGGAGAAACTCCTTCTGCTCGAATTCGCCGTCATGTCTCGGGTTCATAAGTGCGAGGAGAGAAGCTGCCAGAAGACTCATAAAAATGGATtgaggctgctgcagagcggctggaggagagCGTTAGGGCATGGGCGAAGTTTGTGGAGATTTGCTACACGGACGATACCATGCTTACTGCTATGCAAGACAACCTTCCTGGAGAAACTTTCTCCCAAGAGGAGGACAGACAGTTAGAATGGGCTAAAAAAGACTGTGGAATTACTGAAGGTTTTATCCCAACCTGTCTCTTCACTCCCTCCTAGTCTCCCTCTTCGACCGGCACAGAAACCATCCGAGTcttccttcatttcttcagCAACGTCTACTTTCTCGAAACGCCCCGTCACTTGACGCCATGCACACTACCAGAGGCCCGTGGTGAAGCTGTTACTCCACCAGAGAGCGCCACAAGCTAAATCCTGATAGTCCCTTTTTGAGCGCGCAGACCCTTCGTACAGACATTACTTACTCCAACATAAGCAGAGAGGGTAACCACCTTCCAATcgataaaaaaaaaaataagaagcGAGCCTTTCCCGTTGAATTGTAAGGCTAAGTGGACCTGGGTTAGATGCATTGTCGTAACCATATGAACCTCTCTATTGCATGCCATGTGGGTGATGAGAGAGTAAGTAGATCGCTAATCAACTGCTATTCCCATTATACACTCTATTCTTCGGTGCCACTAGATGATTGGGCCCTTCTTATGCCCCCAAAATAAGCATAAATAGCCAAGTATAGCATAACCCGCTCCCCAAATAGAATTATATGCTTAAATTACTCTGAAATACCCAGTTCTATTTTAGTTGATACCGCTTATGCTACTTGACAAGCCGCAGTTTCTCTTCTACAGGCCCTATCGAGCATTCGTCTATATATGGCAACAGACGCCAAGTGAAACACCACAGGCTGGAAGATCGCTCGCCTTGAACCAATGGATTAAACGTCTCAATGCACCCAGAATACTTTGGAAGTTGCAGGCGGCACAGTCACGTCGCAGCATGACAAACATATCCCAACCCATGTTGTTAGATTCAGTAATTTCAGTCACTTCGTACATTTTCAGACCCACACCTTGGATATAGATGATCGTCGGAGAAAAAGTACTACTCCACATCAAATCTTGTATCTTTTCCTCAAAAGCTTGAACTGGGAGAATGGGTATACTGTTATAGCTTTTATCTGCTTTGTATTATTTACACTGCTCTTACTGGTGAAGGATCACCTACCCCACGCCGAGCGCGTAGCCATTGGTATTTATGAGCTTACTCACATCGAGTGGCTGCAGGGGATGTTTAAAATTAGTCGGACATGAAGCGCCATTCAATTTAGGAGTAAGGAGTACATTAAATGTATTTAAGAGTAGCTATGCTCGGTACAAACCTTGCGTGTCTATTTACTGT
This sequence is a window from Aspergillus nidulans FGSC A4 chromosome IV. Protein-coding genes within it:
- a CDS encoding RidA family protein (transcript_id=CADANIAT00000412), translating into MSHLQYFSYKGFGEHMREALSYNQAVRIGDRIEISGQGGWDPETLQVHSDLSRETEQAFANVDLALKDAGGKGWSQVYRVRIFTTEIKNEQATGFLVENLRKWMPDHKPVLTCVGVSELALEGMRVEIEAIAQVV